DNA from Magnolia sinica isolate HGM2019 chromosome 19, MsV1, whole genome shotgun sequence:
CATTCTCCTAATCCTATTGCTTGGCAGGTTTGTAGGGACAATCAACTTACTCTTTGGCTCGTTGAACCTTTAACCTGATATCCTCTCGAAAGCTTTCATGAAATCATTGACTATTTTGAGGGAGCTACTGGACCGTTCAGAAACAAAATCGTGTCATTGGCAAACAATAAGTGGGAGATTAGAGGGCATCCTCGCCTCAATTAGAAGGGCTTGCAGTAGCCTCTCTCTATCAATCTTCAAAAACTCTGACTGAATGCTTTAGCTAGAAGAATGAACAAGCTTAGCGATAACGAGTCCCCTTGCAGTAGGCCCCGAGATGATTTGAAGAAACTGCAGCTTTCCCCATTGATTAAAACCGAGAACCAACAGTTGCTCCGACATTTCTTGACTAGATGGATCCAATTCCAACTAAAACCAAATCTGCTTAATAATGCCATAAGTAAGCTCCACTCTACTCTACCATAAGTTTTCTTCAAGTCCAGCTTTAGCAGAACATTGGCTCCCCTTACCTTCCTACCCATATCCCTAAACACTTCCTGGGTGAGAGTGATTCTTTCAAATATGGAACGTCCCCTGACGAAAGCTCCCTGTTTAGGAGAGATCAACTTGGGAAGCATCGAATTCAACCTGTAAGCAAagacttacaaaaaaaaaaaaacctgttagCAATGACTTTAGAGAATATTTTGTATACACAGTTACACAGGTTGATGGGGTGAAAGTCTGAAAACTTATATGAGTTACTTGATTTTGGGATGAGGTAGATGAGTGATGTTGTGAAAGCTCTTGGCATGCTACCTCCTTTGAAAAGAGACACCACTGCTTAGTGAAGGTCTTGCCCCATAATCTCCCAACATGTCGAGAAGAAAGTGCTTGAGAAGCTGTCGGGGCCTGGAGCACCATCACTAGGAATGGACTGGACAACTTCCTATACCTCTTCCATGGAAGGCTCGATCAAAAGGGCTATGTTGTCTTCAACCAGAACTGCCTGTGGGATAGCATCTAAGATATCACCGACTAGTTCAAGTGGATCTGCCATTAATAGGTTGGTAAAAAAACTAACTGCCACTTGTTTGATTCTCATCTGGTCGGTTGTCCTACCCTCTTGACCCAGGTTTATCTTTGCAACAAAAGCTCTCCTAGCTCGAACCGAAGTCGTCTGGTGAAAGAATTTGGTGTTGCGAGCGCCCTCCTTAAGCCACTTGTTCCTTGATTTCTGTTTTCAACAGACTTCTTCTAGGAACTCAATGTGACTGAGACGGTCCTTGGCTTCCTTCTccttgttcttgacttgaaagGCTCCATCGAGTTGGACTTCCATCTCAGCTAAGTGAAGGTCTTCCTCTGCTTTCTTGATTTGTTGGAAAATGTTACCAAAGACGTCCCTATTCTACCCCTTAATTGCGGCCTTTACGCTCTTCAGCTTGTCTTGAAGGACAAACATCAGCTGAACCGCAATGCTGGACACCCATGATGTCTTGATCAGGTCGATGAAAGAGTCGTGGAAGACCCACATCCTCTGAAATCTAAAGGGCTTTGGGCCTCCCTGGATGTCAGCTAGGAATTGAAGTAGAAGAGGGGCGTGGTCTGAATTGGTCCTGGCCAGGTGTTGGACCCGAAAACTGGGAAAACAAAGTAGCCGTTCAGAGTTACATAATACCCTGTCAAGCCTCTCCGACAAATGGTCCTCCCCGGATGGTTATTGCTCCATGTATACTTGCTCCTCGAACATGCTGTGTCTATCAGTCTCACTTGGCTGATTGCTGTCGCAAATTTTGATGAAGCTCATGGAACAGTCGGCCAGCCCCCAACCCTCTCTGTAGGGTCAGTTGTGGCTCCGATCTGTCTCAGCTCTTGCCAGAGCTGCCTATGCAACACCTTAGAGCATTTGGCGTAAATAACAGATAATAGAATCCGCTCTACTGTCCCCTAGAGGCCAACCTGAACTGAGATGATTTGGTTGGCAGCCAACACTCTTTCCACTATCAAGGGCGCATTAAAAAAGATCCAAAAATTTCCTTCTCTGCATTAGAGATACAGGCATGAAGCCAAAGCCACAGGCCTATACTGATTCTCTTACTTTCCCCTAGCATCGGTTCAAGGAGGGCTACGATACCTGGTTTATGCTGGGCAATATGCCTTCTAGCTGACCTAATAGTCCCTACATGACCCGCACCTCGAACATTCCAAACAAGGATATTATCCATCAGTTACACACCCTGAATCAACGGCCTTTTACTTCTGTTTTCTCTCTCTATCACTCCTTCTAGGGATAGGGATTTGGGAGAGTGGCCAAGATGGTTTCGTTCTTCGGGTTAATGTAACATATTGTGGTTGAGCCTTTTACAGTTTTGGAACCCCACCGGATGGTTGGCAGTTGATTTGCTCCCCGATGCCCTAGTGGAAGTTCAAACCGCTGGGTAGTTGATCCCCCTGCACTTGGGTTGAAAGAGCCACCAAGTTAGAGTTGTCAATTACTTGGATTCGTCCCCATAGACACTTCCTAACTCTGTTGCCCTACTTTGGGACTGAGTAGCTGCCAATGTTGTAAGCTGATCCTCCATTTTCCTGTGACAGTTGGGTAGCTACAATGGGAACTACTTCTTCAACTTCAACCAACAACTACCTCCGGACTTTGCACCCCAGATCTATTCCTCCTGGTAGACCACTGTTATCCGAAATCACTCCTTCTGTGTTGACAATTGCCGACTTCAATCCTAAGTGATCTTGCGTGAAGTAAAGGGGTTAAATCGATCGCCAGGTGAGGTTGGAGGTTTGGCGTCAATCCACCTTGACCTTGAGAAATCCTAAATGATTGTGGAGGAGAATTGAAGTTATCCCTACAACCAAATGGGTCATGCAATGGCCctgagaagggggggggggggggtctgtAGTTCACTGTTCAGAGGGCTATTCCCTGTCGATTTCGATCTGCCTTCCTTCCCACACAACAACAGTCGATTCGGGGGTGCTAACCGAGCTGTGGGTTGTCCCTCTTGAACTAACATGACCTGATGATCTGAAGGAATAACACTCCTAATAATAAGGCTCTCCTTATGAGAAGTGAACAATACTATTGGGGTGGGGTGGACTACGGAATGTGAAGATTCTGTCCAGAGCAGTGGAGAATCGCTATTGCTTGAAGTATGGCTGTGTTGTAGATGTGGGCCTAGAGGTGGCACCAATGTGATGGGGTCTGGAACAGGGTTGTCCACGTACATATCCTCTTCAACAGAAGCTAAGAACCCCCTTGGCGTCTCCACGATTACAGACGAGACCCGGATAGGGGGAGTTTGCAGGTGGATGGTGTTGATCTCCCTTCGTGGTTGTCCCACCTGGGTTACTTTGGAACTTAAATCTGGGGTGCTATGTTGAGGGACCTTATCACTAGCAGTAGGGGAATAGGGCTGTGGGGATTTATCAGAGGTGTGTGAAGAATGGAGGgtgtgtgaagagagagagagagagagagagagagagagagagagagagagagactgggaTCATAAAcatagggtttttttttctatttatggtgATCTTTTGCCAGTGCCCAGTTTTACCTAGAGCGGGCAAAGGATCCCCTAAAAGTGTCGGGTATACCCTTTTTCATTGTAGTGCGTGTAACTTTAGTCTAATAATGTCACAATTGACTGAGTTTTTTGTCTACTAATACATGGCATCCATTCATGCTACGTGACATGCATTCATGCTTTCTTGgtatatgaaatgcatggaaaattATTAAATGGAAGGTATGAGTCAACCAAATGTATTGAGTATTACGTGTGTGTACACATGTGAATATGTGCATGCATGATCAAGTGTACTATGTGTAATGCACATAGATAATTTATTTTGGGCTGCTATAATGTTGCCCATCATCTTGCCGCCACATGGGACCAAGCATTTTGTTGAACTACATAAAATTTTGTGTCTCCCATCTCTTGTTTTCCCTTGCTTTTAAGTCTTGGTTTGCCTTTTTTCTTTATGATATTGCTTTGCCACATTGATCGTGTACAAGTTTTTCTTCCCACATCATTACCGCCATTTAAAAGTTAATCCCAACCGTGTTCTAGATTGCTACATGAGAAAGTACATGGCTGCAAGTTGCACTGCATCACATGAAATCACACATGACGTGCATGGGTTGAGTTGGGTCACTAATCCCATTCAATGGTACTCTTTTGATGCCAACATGTAACTTGTCTACCCTCATGTGCCTATAAATACACAACCGTCTTAGCTTTTAAAGGCACCACTTGATTTCAAACACACAACTTGCCACCTTCTCTGTCTTTTTCTCGTAAAATCATGGCTCTTATTCTTGGTAGTGGTCACTCAGATGGTCCCACCACTCAAcgggagagaaggaaagaaaaaattgGTCGTGCATGTGTAAATTATCACCCTAGTATCTGGGGTGATCGCTTCATTGCAGCCTCTCAAGATGACAAGGTGAGAGAGTTATTTCCATGTGTTCAATAAGTAAATCAGTCAGTgccaatatatacatatatccacCTATAGTTGAGGGTGTGTATGTTATGTTCCCAGTTGAACTGGTTTGATGAATTTTAAGGCCTTGCATGTAGGCTTCAAAGATATGGAATCTAGTAGAGCCTAAAGTGATTGCATGGGTGCATACATATTAAGTGTCATCATTTACACATACACACGCATATACATACATTtgttttaagtaaaaaaatttctTTGTTTTAAGTAATTTAAAATTGTTGTAATTAATCATTTCTCCAAAATCTATAAAAATCTTGAAACCAATGTGATATTTCTTGCTATGATTGTCTGACTATTTGTGGCATTAACATAGGAGCTTGATCCATGCACTAAGCAACATGCTGAAAAACTGAAGgaagaagtgaagaaaatgatttGTGATATCAATAATTCATATCAAAAAATGACTTTGATTGATGCAATTCAATGCCTTGGTGTCACCTACCACTTTGAAATGGACATAGAAAAAGAATTACATCAGATGTATGATGAAAAAATCGATAATAATGATAATGGTGATAATCTCCGTGCTACTGCTCTCCGATTTCGACTACTAAGGCAACAAGGGTATAATGTGTCATCTGGTAAGTATCCTtcaaataaatgatgcatgcatcTGTGTGCATGTATGTAACATGCATGCATTTGTTGGCACATATGCGCGCCCACAAACATATACAAATAGAAAATAGATGTATGCATTTACATGCCCACACATGGCCACAACAGGTGCTTCATTTTAGTATCATTGCTCAAAGTCAAATAAAATCATTTGTCAAGTCCTGAAAATTTTGGATTGTGAAACAAATGTGTTTAGAAAGTTTAAAGACAATGAGGGTAAGTTCAAGGCAACATTTAGTAGTGACATTTGGGGTTTATTAAGTTTATATGAAGCAGCATACCTTGGTATACATGGGGATGATATACTAGATGAAGCCATTATCTTCACCACCAAGCACCTCAAGTTGGCATTGCCGCATCTTACCTCTCCCCTAAGAAAGCTAGTAGAACTCGCATTAGAAGTGCCACTTTGCAAGCGCATTGAGAGGCTACAGTCAAGATACTACATCTCAATCTATGAGGAAGACAAGGAACGAAGTGATGTACTATTGGAGTTTTCAAAGTTAGATTACAATTTATTACAGTCCTTGCATAGGAGGGAGCTAAGAGAAATCTCAATGTAAGTTTTATACTATGCATGGGAGTTTTCTCCCAGGAAATTATCTAAACATCCAAATGGTTCAATATTCACTTGTGCCATTGCTAGCAACCCATCTTGCAATAATCACAAAGGAATGATGATCTTATCCATTTGATCAATAGCATGTAATATGGACAATCGGAttaaatatagaaacaaaataggtTCGTTCACCATCTTATGATAtaaaatgggcctcaacataaatTCTTTATGATTTCAAAGGACCGTGGTATGGTTCAATATTGCTAACGATCCCATCCATATGGTTTGGAAAAAATATGGATGTTTGCAATACAATGGCCCAAATTCAAAGGGTTATGATCATTCATTCCACATGATTTTTGCAACATGGCTTGCCCCAATGTTAAGTATGGATGGGCACTTTGGGTCAGTAATTAGCCATCCAATATATCAATTCAAAGCTTTAATGACGTTAGTAACATTTCTCTAGACACATAAGGGAAGTAAACCCTATGAGGTTCACcatcatttatgtattttatccactctgtccatccattttactagataattttaaggcttgagccctaaaatgaagcatatccaaaactcaaatggaccaaatcacataaaatagtgtgaattgaatgtttaccattgaaaaattattggcGGTACTACCAAAAAAACAGGGCAACGCCGACGGGTAAAAATCCTCGGAATTGACCTTCCCTGATGGCTAAAAGCCATTGGACGGTCCGTCGGGAAAGGGGGCGTGAGCATTGCTCGCCGATAGATTTAAACCATGTCTGTATTAGataaagctgatgtttgtgttttcccttcatccatgtctgtatgatcttatgaacgggttggatgacaaataaacatcactgtgatgcttagcaaggtttcaacggtggaaatcattattcccaccgtttcatgtgttatgatccacttgagctctggatatgcttcaattttggcctcaaccCCTTAAACGAGCTAGGAAAATGGACGgagggcatggataaaccacatacattcacgttagcacaactgagtttactcagtaggataagAGCCTAccaagtaactcagtaggcaatctgaTTTCACACACAAAATGTTGATTTCATCAATGATTAGGGAACCTTCATATTACACAAGAAATTAGTTTGTGCATACCAATGATAAGGCTACTCAAGCCATTGATATGAAGGCTCCCATCTTGCATACACCACACCCTTTTCTTCCATTTAATGCGATTGTTGTTATTGTGTGCCTTCTTACTCATGTTTGCATGCCAACTTTCAAAAGATCAAGGGTTGTCTATTTGAAAATAATAAATACCAGGGCTTATAATCCTTGGCCCACATGTGCATCGTTAGAAAAGTTACCTTTTAACATGGGTTCGATTGTTTATGTGTCTTTCATAGCTGGTGGAAGGAAAAGGACTTTGCTGGAAAGCTTCCATTTGCCAGAGATAGAGTGGTGGAGTGCTACTTTTGGATATTAGGAGTGTACTTCCAGCCACGTTATTCACGAGCTAGAAGGATGATGACAAAAATGATAGCCTTAACATCAGTTATGGATGACATTTACGACGTATATGGTACATTGGAGGAGCTTGAACTATATACCACTACACTTGAAAGGTTTGATACAACCTTACATGTGGGTTATCCTTGCAccgatccaaatcatccaaaaatGTGGAGATTGTGGTCCAAAAATTGATGGCTAAATCAAAATTAGTCATTCATGGTTCAAAATTGGATAAGgtgatcatctgatcaatgagATTTGTGGGATGCAGCGTCTAAAATGATGCCCCCAATTTGTATGTGGATCGATCATgggtatgccatgtgtacagtagCTGATGGTTTCATATGGACAATGTACATTGACCATTTTTAGTTGAAAAAGTGCAATTGGGTACTTCAATTTTTCAGGTGGGATCGTGGAGATATCGATCAGCTGCCAGACTACATGAAAGTACATTTTGTGGCACTCTTAGATGTGGTCGATGCATTTGAGGATGAACTAAATTGGGAGGGAAAATCATACCATGTGCACTACTTAAAGGAAGCGGTAGGTTGCAGTTCCATTGAAATTAAAACTGCAGTAGCCTAGCTAGGGCACGTGCCTACCACTGGCTGAGCCTGAAGTAGACTGCGTCCTACCCTTACCAATCTCTGGTCGGGAGCTAGCAGATTTGTGtgggggaccaccgtgatgtatttgtttgtcCACgccctccttttcttttctcatgtcattttaaggtacaaaaatcaggtagatccaatgctcaagtggaccacaccgaatagTAAGCTTTGGTTGCATTCATTGCATAAAACATTAAATGCAAGTCATCTTAGGTTGCATTAATTTAATGCAAGATTCATCTATGGTGTAGTTCACTTAAGCGTTGGATTTCCCCCAATTTTGGGTTAATACGTTAACCTTAGAAaagggatggatagtgtggataaacagatacatcttggtgggcccccaCAGATCTACCTGCTTCACGCTAGAGACCACCGGTTAGGGCACAATCCCCTTTGACTGAGCCCATGTGGTTAGAACTTAAATGAGATTCACCCGGTACATCAAGTCTTATGcctcataggaaacagttgggataacccaccattagttttgtgtagggaccatcctgatgtttatatgccaccccATCCAATCATATCATGTGCCTAATCCACAAGAAAGGATGGCTAAAAAAGTCCCAATATTCCAAGACAAATATGGCCAATATATAATGAGAATTTTTATACATTTTGAATTCCTAGCCCACCCAAGTGTTGAATCCACAGTCTGGGATGAAAGCAAAAAAGGGGATGGAGTGTTATACCGGGTGGATTTCATGCAGCATCAAATCATTAGTGGACCTTAGGTATAGTTACCACTTAGCATGTAGGTACCTATGCAAGGTTGCCAACAAATTTCCTTAAACCATCAATGTGCATTTTGCATGGTTCAATCGGTAAAGATAGCCTAGCAGTACATATAATTGTtaatattatttatttctttctttgattttctttgtttatctttttattttctcttttttgttttctaGTTTAAAAATCTGAACAAAGCCTACTTAGACGAAGCAAGATGGGCTAGTTCAGGATATGTGCCAACCCTTGAGGAGTACATGCGTGTTGCTTTAATGAGTTCTGGTTATCCTATGCTTTCTGTGGCATCTCTCGTTGGCATGGGTGAAGTTGTAACAAAGGAGGTCCTTGAGTGGGCCATCCATGTACCACCAATGATTAGGACTTGTTTTACAGTTGCCCGACTGATGGATGACATCCCATCAAACAAGGTATGATATATCCAATGAAAAAAGATATTG
Protein-coding regions in this window:
- the LOC131235377 gene encoding beta-cubebene synthase-like, which produces MALILGSGHSDGPTTQRERRKEKIGRACVNYHPSIWGDRFIAASQDDKELDPCTKQHAEKLKEEVKKMICDINNSYQKMTLIDAIQCLGVTYHFEMDIEKELHQMYDEKIDNNDNGDNLRATALRFRLLRQQGYNVSSGVFRKFKDNEGKFKATFSSDIWGLLSLYEAAYLGIHGDDILDEAIIFTTKHLKLALPHLTSPLRKLVELALEVPLCKRIERLQSRYYISIYEEDKERSDVLLEFSKLDYNLLQSLHRRELREISIWWKEKDFAGKLPFARDRVVECYFWILGVYFQPRYSRARRMMTKMIALTSVMDDIYDVYGTLEELELYTTTLERWDRGDIDQLPDYMKVHFVALLDVVDAFEDELNWEGKSYHVHYLKEAFKNLNKAYLDEARWASSGYVPTLEEYMRVALMSSGYPMLSVASLVGMGEVVTKEVLEWAIHVPPMIRTCFTVARLMDDIPSNKLEQERQHVASAVECYMKEHAISYEETIQKLQEMVAQGWKDINKECLKPTPVPMAVIIWVLNLARVLKVIYQHGDLYTNSNVETKERITKVLVEPIPL